A genomic region of Photobacterium swingsii contains the following coding sequences:
- a CDS encoding protein kinase domain-containing protein, which produces MKVAFQDSHSYSARVMRPLTERFELIKTLSNKVWLAHDRQADFKPVVIKQGDGDQLEREWCCLNQCRSHYFRQPVEWLEDEQLLILEYIEGDSLLSLEQDQATLFLSLMPQIVRAIRCIHQQGWVHGDIKPSNVLLDKECQTITIIDFGAALPMNTVVNTQSSIQLTLGFCTQSRTYGHHRVSEKDDWYSLQQWLLQLKSVGLPIKDVKQVDKWLAWLHTMI; this is translated from the coding sequence ATGAAGGTCGCATTTCAGGACTCACATTCATACTCTGCACGAGTTATGCGTCCGCTAACAGAACGCTTTGAGCTGATCAAAACGCTTTCGAATAAGGTATGGCTTGCGCATGATCGCCAAGCCGACTTTAAACCTGTTGTGATTAAGCAGGGAGATGGCGATCAACTTGAACGCGAATGGTGCTGCTTGAATCAGTGCCGTTCGCACTATTTTCGTCAGCCTGTGGAATGGTTGGAGGATGAGCAGCTATTAATCCTTGAATATATAGAAGGTGACTCGCTACTGAGTTTAGAGCAAGATCAAGCCACGCTATTTCTAAGTTTGATGCCTCAAATCGTGCGAGCGATAAGGTGTATCCATCAACAAGGTTGGGTACATGGTGATATTAAACCCTCAAATGTATTACTGGATAAAGAATGCCAAACTATCACTATTATAGATTTTGGTGCAGCTTTACCGATGAATACAGTGGTTAATACACAGTCGAGTATACAGCTCACCTTGGGGTTTTGTACTCAATCTCGAACGTATGGGCATCACCGTGTCTCAGAAAAAGATGACTGGTACTCGCTTCAACAGTGGTTACTTCAATTAAAATCTGTGGGTTTGCCTATAAAGGATGTTAAGCAAGTCGATAAATGGTTAGCTTGGTTGCACACTATGATCTGA